The Streptomyces sp. YIM 121038 sequence CTCCAGTCCGGAAAGGCATTCCAACTGTTTCGCAAGTCGGTGCAGCAGCCCAGCGGCTGGTGATCGACTTTCTGAAGAGACGCCTCTCACCTTGGAGGAAACAGCCTCAGCGAGCGATCTGAGGAAAGACCCAGCAAGACCGCCGAAGCTCCCAGATCGATGCGGAAGTCGCGCTCTGAAAGTTCGCTCTTTGGATTGGGTGATTCCATGTGTCCTGTAGCACCTGGTGTTTATGCGAGAGAGGTTTCCAGCCGTGTCCGGTCAGTATCTGGTGCCGGTACATCCACTGCCGCGTTCCTCGGTTTTGCTCTTCATGGTCCAGCCGCCCCTACGCTGGTACGCAGCTGGGGTGAATATCTGCGTGTCTTTGGCCTGCCGGGCCTGGAAGCTGAGTTCCTAACTCCGCTTGAGGCAGCTCGCGGCTTCAGGCAGCGGTCTCTTACCCAGCAGGCGAGAGTAGAGTCGCTGCTTGATATCTTCAGGCCGTACACCGAGCCCGGGGCCTACACTTCCGAGGACGCCCAGAAGGTGAGGCTAGCCTGCGTCACGGTTATCGATCTCTACAAGCAGAGACTCAACGACAATGTAAGCAGCCCATTGCTGTCAGCAAAGGTGCAAACCGTGGCCGAGGCGATGGCCTCGCGCGATCTCACTGCGAGCGACCAACTGGCGCGTTCAGCGGCAGTTAAGGATGCCGCCACAGCGGGATCCGATTACTGCAAGACTGCGAAGTGGATTTTCCAGTTAGGGAATCAAAGCTCGGTAGGAAAGATCATCGAGCACATTGACAGTCTCTGGCGAAAAGCTATCATAAATGGGATCTCCGTCCTCAAGAACACACCGCGCGACATAAGGGCCCAGGATTCTCTAAGGAACGCCTTCACGAGTGCCGACGACGACTGGAAGAACCTCGAGAACCTGTTCGCCAAGCGTGTCCCGGAGGTTAACCTTCCGCTGCTGGCCGAGAAACTTGTGCGAGTTTACAGGGGTGAGCTGTCTTCGGTGGGCGATCCGGGATGGTGTCTGGCAGAGGCGGTGTACGGATTCTTCGCCAATGGGGGATCCGCTTGTTATGTGGTCCGCTTCGACGACCAGAGCGTACCGGACCATGCAATGCTGCAGGCGGGTCTGAAGGAACTGGAAGCGGTCCCGGAGGTGGCGATGGTCGCCGTCCCGGACCTGCACCACTTCTCCCCTGCTCTGGACGGAGCCAAGACGCTGATGCAGGCCGTGGCTCAGCACTGCGCCACCATGAAGAACCGCGTGGCTGTACTCGACACCCCCCAGGACAAGAGCGGATCTCCCAGACAAAGGGCACTGCAGAAGGCTGATATCGGGAATCTCGGCATCCCAGAGGAGGCCCGGGGATACAGTGCCCTGTACTACCCGTGGGTCACCGTTCCCGGCCTGGACGGTGCCTCCCGCTCGATTCCCCCATGCGGACACATTGCCGGTGTCTGGGCCCGCACTGATGCACAGCGCGGTGTGTTCAAGGCTCCCGCGAACGAGGCTCTCCGAGGCGTCATCGCTCTCCCGATGCACCTCACTGATGATGAACAGGCCGACCTCAACGAGGCTGGCATCAACTGCCTGCGGGTCTTTCCCGGGCGCGGCATCCTTATCTGGGGCGCTCGCACCCTGGCCATCGATAGCCATGACTGGCAGTACCTCAATGTCCGCCGCCTGGTCTGTTTCCTGGCCGATTCCATCAGGCAGTCGACCAGTTGGGCAGTGTTCGAGCCGAATGATGAACGCTTGTGGGCCACCCTGCGGCAGACCGTACAGAGTTTCCTCAAAGAACAGTGGCGCCAAGGGGCTCTCAGGGGAGCCACACCAGACGAGGTCTACTCCGTTATCTGCGACGCATCGAATAACACCTTGGAAACCGTGCAGAGTGGCCGCGTTATCTGCGATATTCATGTAGCCCCTACCAGCCCTGCTGAATTTATTCACTTTCAGATTCAGCAAACCGCTGGCCAGACCGCCACAGCATGAAATCAACACGAGACGGAAGCAGAGCCGACTGGCCAGCAGGCACATGTAATAGATACGTGGAGCTTGATATCGCGTTCTGCGACTCATCGGGGTTTTAGCTGATATCCGTTTGCTGCTCGGCGCGGTCAACATGGGTCTCTAGCCAGGCACGGAGAGCCTTGGAGCGGCGGACCGTCGGGTCAGCATCAACTGCCTCGAACTCCTCACTTGGTAAATCTTCGCCGCATGAAACCACATTGAGCGACAGGGGCATCCTGCTTCCCCAGGGGCCATTGCGTGAAAACAGTTTTCCGGAGCTGTCCGTGACATGCCGTCATAGGCTGGCTGGAAGCCAATTTAAAACTTTGTGGGTCACGAGGAGTTAGTACTCCAGTGGCACTTCACCATTCGTGCTGGTCAGAGGCGGTCTTTCGACCCTAGCGGTGTGACGGTGCCTCAGGGGCCGGTTTGAGGAAGCCGGGCGTGGACGGCAGTCTGATTCGGGCAGGGTCGGGGCATGATGGCTGACTTCGTCACAGGACGTTGGAGTGCCGAGCTTGGGGACCTGTTCTTGGGGGTGGGTGGACGGTTCGGCCGGGTTGAGGTACGGCGCCGGATGCGGGACTACGTGCGGGGCCTGCTAGGCCCGGTCGGCCGCAAGAACAGCTGGCAGTTGGCCGAGTACGCCGGTCACAACGGGCCGTACGGGCTGCAGCACCTGCTCTCGCGCAGCAGATGGGACCCGGACGAGGTCCGGGACGACGCCCGCAGGACCAGGGTGTGGGCGAGTTCTCCCTTGGTGGCAAAGCATCCCGCTCGCCGTCGCCGTGTCCGGCGCGCACATGCACGACAGTCTCGCCCTCAAGCCCCTGATCCGCGGCATACCCGCTATCCGTTCCCGGCGCGGGCCACGGCGGCGCCGTCCGGTCAAACTCCGTGCCGACAAGGCGTACTTCCCCGCCGGGCACCTCGCCTGGCCGCGGGAACGAGGGGGGTTCCGCGCATCGCCCGGCCTGGCATCGAGTCCGGCGAACGACTCGGCCGACACCGCTGGAAGATCGAACGGTGCATTGCCTGGCTCTTCGGCTACCGCCGCCTCACCGTCCGATACGAACGAAAGGGCTCCCACTTCCTTGCCTTCCTCGGTCTCGCCGCCGCGCTGACCTGCTACAAGAAGCTCACGAAACTCGCCACGTGAGACACCCCCTGAGGGATCACGTCACCGATTCGATCAAGGTCTCGCCGCCGGCTGGCGCCCTGGTAAAGCGGCCTCCGTCCGCGCGAGGGGCCCTGAGGATCACACGCCCACGTCCGACGTGCGCAAACAGTTTTGAATTGATTTCCTGTTCAGGGCAACCCTATTGGCCCCCTGTTCGGAATCTTCGGGGCCCCTCCATCCGACCCGCCACAACCATCCGCGCCGCACAGATTCAACCCGAGTGATAGTTAATCATGCCAAATTCGCCGCGCCCTCAAATAGGCAGCCAAACAGTTCCCACTCAATGGCGGGCGACCTTTTCGGAGAGTTGGATCACGATGAACCCAGTTCTCCAATAATGGACTGCTGTTCATTCCGAAGAAACAGGGTAGCGCTGCTCAGCGCGCTTGAATAAACCTCAGTGCATCTAAATACCATTCCAGCCCTTTGAAGGGATATAGCTATGACCAGTTTAGCCCCCGGCGTCTATGTCAGGGAAGTATCGAGCGGTGTACGCTCGATCGTGGGCGCCGGTACGTCCACCCCGGCGTTCATCGGCTTCACACCCCAGACGGTAATTTCGGCTCCTACGCTGGTGCGGAGCTGGACGGACTTCAGCAAGAAGTTCCTCCCTACGGATGCGGACATCAAGGAATCCCTGACCCGTGCGAGTGCGGCATATCAGGAGGCCCTACAGGCAGTAAAAATCCTGGAGAAGCTGATCAGCGACGCCCCGGATGCGGCGAGCAAGGTCATTGTCACCCAGGCTAAAATTGGGGAAACTCATACCGCTGCTGCCACGTTTGTGGCCAGCGTTGTTACGGCGCTGGCGAACCTTGGGTTACCTCGTTGGCAAGACGTCGACACGGCCTTGGAGGCAGCGCTGAAGGTAACCCACTCAGAGGAGAAGGCAGCAGACATAATTTTCACTGTCTACAGTACGGCTAAAACTCACTACGCCACCGCAGTAGCTCCTACCGTGACTGGCCTCACTGCAACGGCGACCGCGGCGGCGACAGCAGCAGATGCTCTTTCCAGTGCGGCAGTAACAGCCGTGCAGGGTTTCAAGGGAAATTTCGATAAGATTACTGGGGCCGTTGTATCGAAATTTGGGCTGGTGGATGCGTCCCGCATTGCCGCTGCGTATGCTCGACGCGAGCAGTCGGCGAAGGATAAGTGGAATCTGGCAGAGGCGGTGCTGGGGTACTTTGCGAATGGCGGTTCTCAGTGCTATATCGTGCCCCTGGAAGACGGGGGGATTCTTGGGAAGGCTCTGGCCCTTCTGGAGACCCAGCAAGACGTATCGATGGTGGTCGTCCCCGACCTTCACAACAAGGCCGAGGTGGCTGATGTCTCGGCTGTGGTGAACCACTGCGCGAAGATGAAGAACCGGGTAGCGATCCTTCACACACCGAGGTACTCAACGGATCAGGAAGCTCTCGCTTTTCGGAATAGCCTCAATGCCGGTGCCAATCCCGCGTTCGGGAGTCTGTACTTTCCCTGGGTGACGGTCCCTGGGGTGGACGGTGTGCCTCGGTCCGTGCCGCCGGTCGGGCATGTGGCGGGAGTCTGGGCGGCCACAGACAGTTCCCGTGGCGTGTTCAAGGCGCCGGCCAACGTCTCCCTGGCAGGGGCGAGCGGCCTTGATGTGGCGCTGAGTGATGAGCAGCAGGGGGTGCTCAACGACAAGGGGGTGAACTGTCTTCGCAGCTTCCCCGGGAGGCCGTTGATGGTCTGGGGGGCTCGCACGCTGGCTCATTCGTCGGATCGGGACTGGAAGTATCTCAGCGTCCGTCGTCTGGTCTGTTTCCTGTCGGATTCGATTCAGCAGGCGACGAGCTGGGCTGTTTTCGAGCCCAATGATGAACGGCTGTGGGCGACACTGCGCCAGAGTGTGTCAGCTTTCCTCAGGGATCAGTGGCGTCGGGGAGCACTGCAGGGTTCCACCCCGGATGAGGCGTTCTTGGTGGTCTGTGACAAGACGAACAATACGGATGATCTTGTGAACTTGGGGGAAGTGCACTGCGATGTATTTATTGCGCCGGTGCGGCCTGCGGAGTTCGTTCACTTCACTATCCAGCAAACGGCCGGCCAGGCGCCCTGAAATGTCCCTGTGCTGCCGACCCGGTGTTGAGAGGGCCGGCACCTGATGGCTTCTGCGATCTGCCTGTTTGCACGCCAGTGCCGTTGGAAATTCCCTGGGGTTCAGTTAGCTGGCGCCGCTCCCTCTCTTTTGTGATGCTGCCTGGCCTTCCGTAAGGACCGGTCCTTATCTATGGAGTTCTCATGACTATTGGTGATGTGTGCCCCACTAATATTTTCAGTGTCGAGCTGGGGAAGTTCCAGGTCGAGACGCTCATGCGGTGTACAGTTCCGCCGATTGAGATAGACGAGATCGAAGTGAAGCAGGTGTCGGCGACCGGTGAGTCGATTTCCCGTAAGCAGCCGGTACCCCGCGGGCAGAGCGGAGAGATCACGATCACTCGTGGCATGGATCGCAGTACTCAGCTCACAGAATGGATCAATACCTCGTTGGAGAAAAGAAAGTTTGATGATGCCCGGCAAGAAGTAGGCATCGCAGTGTATGACCTGAACAAGAAACTTGTGCGGCGCTACTTGCTGTCCAATTGCTGGGCGAAGCGGTACTCGATGACCGATCTGGATGCTTCCTCAAGCGAGCCGGCCACCGAAGAGGTTGTCCTCACCTACGAAGACTGCAGGATCGAGCATGCCTGATGCGGAGCAGACCCTGTCGGTTATGCCTCCGGAGTCCGGGGCTGTATCACTGCGCACGACGTTCGACTTTGAGCTGCCGCGCGGCTACGTGGATGATTCCGGCGTTGTACACAAGGACGGGACAATGCGTCTGGCCACAGGCCAAGATGAACTGATGCCGTTGATCGACCAGCGTGTCAGGGAGAATCCAGCCTATCTCGGTGTCGTCTTGCTCAGTTTAGTCGTCACCCGGCTGGGGTCGGTGCCGCGGATCGATGCGGAGCTGATCGGGAGGCTTTTCGCCGCCGATCTAGCGTACCTGCAGGAGGTCTACCGGTCCGTCAATGGCCTGGGCCAGGCGGAGACAGCGGCCTGCCCCGGTTGCGGGACCCGGTTCGCCCTGCCTGCTGCCGGGAGCGGCCTGGGGGAATCGTGACGTACCCGCCGAGTCGGCTGAAGCAGGAAGCGGCCTTTATCGCCTATCACTTCCATTGGCCGTTAGGAGATATTTTGAGCCTTTCCCATACAGAGCGGCTCGGCTGGGTACGGGAAATCAACGAGATCAACACACGTCTGAAAGAGCGAGTGAGGTAGCCGTCGATGACGCCTGTCTGTGAGCGGAGTACGGTGCTCCTTACGGCGGTGCTGCCGCCCGCGTGCAGCGGGCTGGCCGTCCTGGTAAAACGCCTGGTGGCGTGGAGGCGCTTTCCCCGGTGTATTTCGGATGAGGGTGTTGTGCTGCCCCGGGGGTGCGTGCTGAGCCTTCCCCCGACCTGGCCGGCCCGCGGGGCAGAGGACCGAGGCTGGTCCGCAGATGCGGTGGGCCCGATACGGGAGGGTGAGTGGCCAGCAGAGCTGCCCAGCCCGGCTCCGTCGGGCGGTAATACGTCCCCGGAGCCATCGCCGAGCGCCAGAACGCTCCCGCCCACACCGCCTTCCGCCTCTCTGCCAGTGCCATCGCCCTTCCCCTCCATTACCACACCGCCTTCCCGTCCTGCTCCAGGGACGCGAGCAGCAAGTCTGAGCCAGCCTCGACGAGTTCCTGGAGCGCCACCGAGCCCGGCGGGGCAGTTCACCTCCCCCAACAGACACCTCTCTGCTGATCTCCGCGGCGGCACCTCAAGAACTGCCGCCGCTGCGGAGATCGCCAGAGGAGGCGCAGCGGAAGACATAGTCCTTGATGCTCTGCACCACGAGGAGGGACACGACCCCATCAGCTCACCCCGACACAACGCAGCAGAGCCGATCGCGCCTGCTGCACCCGTCCTCGTCGGTCTGCAGCCGCCCCTCTCCTTCCCTCCCCCCCGGCTCACCCCCTTGCGTGGCGTGCCCGCAGGCCAGGAAGCAGAGTGGACCAGCCAAGAGGCACGGTCTCCAGCACTGGCAGGGACCGCAACCGGACGGCCACCCCTGGGCAGCTCTCCGCTTCCGCTAGCGGAAGCGGTCCCGGTCGCGGTCCCAGACCCGTCCACTGTCAGCATCACACCCCCCGCCCCGCACGACGCACAACCACCCTGCCCTCTACCCGGTGTCGCGCTCGTGTGGCCCTCCCCCCCAGCCCTCGCACCCTCGTCCTCGCCAGGCGCGTCGGCCACCGCCGTGTCGCCAGCCACCAGTGCCAGCCCAGCGTTTCCACTACCGCCCGCCAAACACCCGGGAGGCCGGGGCGTAGGTGCCCAGAGCGAGGTTCAGGTCCGCGCCGGGGCCACCGGTGCGCGGGCCCTCGCACGGGAGATCTCGCGTGATCACGTGGAGGTGCTTGTGCGTGCGGTGCTGGAACGGCTCGCGCCGTGGGGGCCGCCACGTGCCGACACGGAGTCGATGGCCCGTGACCCGGCCCCCCCGCGGTGAGTCGGAGGAGCTCTGGGGCCATGCGGGGCACATCGTCAGGAGGCCTTTGTCATGAGTACCGACACGTTTGCTGCCGGTTCCCTGTTCCGGTTCAGTATCGGCATGCACCAGCTGGGCTCGTTCACCAGCTGTGAGGGGCTGAGCTGCTACGCCGAGATCGAAGAGCGCCGCGAGGGCGGTCTGCATGACCGGGTGTCGCAATTACCCGGTCGGCTGAGATACAGCAACCTCACGCTTTCACGGCCGCTGACGCACCAGACCACGCTGATCTGGGCGTGGCTACAGCAGGTGAGTGCGCCGTCTACGGGCCCCATGGCCAGTCAGCTGCGGTTGCCAGGGCAGTTGGTGGCGCTGGGGCCCGACGGACGGCCGCTGGTGCGATGGGTGCTGGACGATGTGATGCCGGTGCGCTGGTCGGGCCCGTCGTTCTCTGCGGATCAGCCTCAAGCAGCGTACGAGAGCCTGGAGATCGTGCATAACGGGTTCCTGGAGGTGCTCGTGTGAGCGGCACTCCGCAGTTTCCCTCTCTCCTTTGACGTTAGGACCTGCCGTGTCTCTACCTTTGAGCGGCTTTGCCAGCGGTTTCGCGAGCGGCGCCATCGCGGGGAATGCTTTGGGGAATGCGCTGTTCGGCGGTGCTCTGGTACGTGCCGCGCTCGTGGTGCATGACCCTCCTACGGGCAGCAGTACGGTGCCGGGGCGGGAGCGGAACCGTTTGGTGTTCCATTTCAACCCGGAGTCGTTGCAGATCAGCAAGCAGTCCGAGTGGGCACGCCACGTGGCCAAGTGCGAGGCCAAGGCGAGCAAGCCGGAGTTCTCCGGTGCCCAGCCTCGGTCGCTGAGCCTGCCGATCCTGCTGGATTCCGGGTCCACCCGTGGGTCGGTGCAAGACGAGGCGGAAATGCTGATGGCGTGTTGTACCCCCACGCCGCAGAGTGTGGCCGCTGACCGGCCTTCACCACCGTGGGTGCGGCTGGAGTGGGGGCGATTGCGGACGATGGCGTTCACAGCCGTGGTGACGCACGTGGATGTCACCTACACGATGTTCGCGGGCGATGGTCTGCCCTTGCGGGCGGAGTGTTCGCTGACCCTGGAAGAAGTGGGCGGTGCGGTGGCTCGGCAGAATCCGACATCCGGGGGGCCGGGCGGGGCTGGGTCTCATGTGCTGGTCCAGGGCGAGAGCCTGGCGTCGCTGGCCTACCGGCATTACGGGGATGCCTCGCGGTGGCGCGAGATTGCGCGCAGCAACAGGATCGATGATCCGGACGGTGTGGTGCCCGGAGACCGGCTGATGCTTCCCACTCCGGCGGATGAGGGAGGAGGCGAGCCGGGTGGGTACGAACGATGACTGGTATGCGGCGGAGCCGGTGGTACAGCTGGCGGGCAAGGAGGTGCCACGGGAATGGGCTGGCGCTGTGGTGGAAACCCTGGTGGAGACCTCTGTGGCACAGCCGGCCCGGGCA is a genomic window containing:
- a CDS encoding phage tail sheath subtilisin-like domain-containing protein; this translates as MAEAMASRDLTASDQLARSAAVKDAATAGSDYCKTAKWIFQLGNQSSVGKIIEHIDSLWRKAIINGISVLKNTPRDIRAQDSLRNAFTSADDDWKNLENLFAKRVPEVNLPLLAEKLVRVYRGELSSVGDPGWCLAEAVYGFFANGGSACYVVRFDDQSVPDHAMLQAGLKELEAVPEVAMVAVPDLHHFSPALDGAKTLMQAVAQHCATMKNRVAVLDTPQDKSGSPRQRALQKADIGNLGIPEEARGYSALYYPWVTVPGLDGASRSIPPCGHIAGVWARTDAQRGVFKAPANEALRGVIALPMHLTDDEQADLNEAGINCLRVFPGRGILIWGARTLAIDSHDWQYLNVRRLVCFLADSIRQSTSWAVFEPNDERLWATLRQTVQSFLKEQWRQGALRGATPDEVYSVICDASNNTLETVQSGRVICDIHVAPTSPAEFIHFQIQQTAGQTATA
- a CDS encoding phage tail sheath subtilisin-like domain-containing protein translates to MTSLAPGVYVREVSSGVRSIVGAGTSTPAFIGFTPQTVISAPTLVRSWTDFSKKFLPTDADIKESLTRASAAYQEALQAVKILEKLISDAPDAASKVIVTQAKIGETHTAAATFVASVVTALANLGLPRWQDVDTALEAALKVTHSEEKAADIIFTVYSTAKTHYATAVAPTVTGLTATATAAATAADALSSAAVTAVQGFKGNFDKITGAVVSKFGLVDASRIAAAYARREQSAKDKWNLAEAVLGYFANGGSQCYIVPLEDGGILGKALALLETQQDVSMVVVPDLHNKAEVADVSAVVNHCAKMKNRVAILHTPRYSTDQEALAFRNSLNAGANPAFGSLYFPWVTVPGVDGVPRSVPPVGHVAGVWAATDSSRGVFKAPANVSLAGASGLDVALSDEQQGVLNDKGVNCLRSFPGRPLMVWGARTLAHSSDRDWKYLSVRRLVCFLSDSIQQATSWAVFEPNDERLWATLRQSVSAFLRDQWRRGALQGSTPDEAFLVVCDKTNNTDDLVNLGEVHCDVFIAPVRPAEFVHFTIQQTAGQAP
- a CDS encoding phage tail protein, with protein sequence MTIGDVCPTNIFSVELGKFQVETLMRCTVPPIEIDEIEVKQVSATGESISRKQPVPRGQSGEITITRGMDRSTQLTEWINTSLEKRKFDDARQEVGIAVYDLNKKLVRRYLLSNCWAKRYSMTDLDASSSEPATEEVVLTYEDCRIEHA
- a CDS encoding DUF6760 family protein, with the translated sequence MTYPPSRLKQEAAFIAYHFHWPLGDILSLSHTERLGWVREINEINTRLKERVR
- a CDS encoding phage tail protein, producing MSTDTFAAGSLFRFSIGMHQLGSFTSCEGLSCYAEIEERREGGLHDRVSQLPGRLRYSNLTLSRPLTHQTTLIWAWLQQVSAPSTGPMASQLRLPGQLVALGPDGRPLVRWVLDDVMPVRWSGPSFSADQPQAAYESLEIVHNGFLEVLV
- a CDS encoding LysM peptidoglycan-binding domain-containing protein; this translates as MSLPLSGFASGFASGAIAGNALGNALFGGALVRAALVVHDPPTGSSTVPGRERNRLVFHFNPESLQISKQSEWARHVAKCEAKASKPEFSGAQPRSLSLPILLDSGSTRGSVQDEAEMLMACCTPTPQSVAADRPSPPWVRLEWGRLRTMAFTAVVTHVDVTYTMFAGDGLPLRAECSLTLEEVGGAVARQNPTSGGPGGAGSHVLVQGESLASLAYRHYGDASRWREIARSNRIDDPDGVVPGDRLMLPTPADEGGGEPGGYER